A stretch of Gouania willdenowi chromosome 21, fGouWil2.1, whole genome shotgun sequence DNA encodes these proteins:
- the LOC114455707 gene encoding hydroxylysine kinase-like, with product MAAKHIKPNFSQSQASEMVTRLFSLTPTDMHSLPSYIDQNFFIATQEDGEYVLKIINSEDSENVALIDMQNYAMAYLHQKGLPTQTLRPTTGQKLMSLEENDCGSGCQKYVVRLLRYLPGTTISKAPMTPQLLYEAGRTAATMDTFFQEMKHPQLSVLERETFIWNLSNVCQLEEYLSVLNGDPLQEVVKSVIHQYKLTVEPKRSTFHKCIIHGDFSDINVLVELNNSSKISGILDFGHLYSGYYIYELAITIMYMMTEHPEPVEVGGSVLAGWESIIPLNQAEKDSLYVLVLSRFCQSVVMARHNVKLQPENAEYIMIASKRGVHILNHLWKLGKEHVEKVWFERAAQFSEDYKKKRQLDVEME from the exons ATGGCAGCAAAACACATCAAACCCAACTTCAGCCAATCTCAGGCGTCTGAGATGGTGACGAGGCTCTTCAGTTTGACGCCGACGGATATGCATTCTCTGCCAAGCTATATTGATCAAAACTTCTTTATTGCGACTCAGGAGGATGGCGAGTACGTGTTGAAGATCATAAACTCGGAGGACAGTGAGAACGTCGCCCTGATCGACATGCAGAACTATGCTATGGCTTATCTTCATCAGAAAGGACTGCCTACACAAACATTAAGGCCAACCACCGGCCAAAAACTGATGAGCCTGGAGGAAAACG ATTGTGGTTCTGGTTGTCAGAAGTATGTGGTTCGATTGTTGAGGTATTTACCTGGGACAACCATCTCCAAGGCTCCCATGACACCACAGCTTCTGTATGAAGCAGGAAGGACTGCAGCCACAATGGACACATTCTTCCAAGAG aTGAAACACCCTCAGCTCAGCGTTCTGGAGAGGGAAACGTTTATTTGGAATTTGTCAAATGTTTGCCAACTGGAAGAATACTTATCCGTGTTAAATGGAGATCCTCTTCAGGAAGTGGTGAAGTCTGTCATTCATCAATACAAGTTGACTGTGGAACCCAAACGCTcaacttttcataaat GTATTATCCATGGCGACTTCAGTGACATCAATGTCCTTGTAGAACTTAACAACAGCTCTAAGATTTCTGGCATTCTTGATTTTGGTCACCTCTACAGTGGTTACTACATCTATGAACTTGCCATTACCATCATGTATATGATGACGGAGCACCCTGAGCCCGTTGAGGTGGGAGGATCCGTCCTCGCCGGCTGGGAGAGCATCATTCCACTCAACCAGGCTGAGAAAGACAGCCTCTACGTGCTGGTGTTGTCTCGTTTCTGCCAGTCTGTGGTGATGGCTCGTCACAATGTGAAGCTGCAGCCAGAAAACGCAGAATATATAATGATAGCGTCAAAAAGAGGCGTCCACATTCTCAATCATCTGTGGAAGCTTGGGAAGGAACACGTGGAGAAGGTGTGGTTTGAAAGAGCTGCTCAGTTCAGTGAGGATTATAAGAAAAAACGACAGCTCGATGTAGAGATGGAGTAA